A region of Saccharomyces mikatae IFO 1815 strain IFO1815 genome assembly, chromosome: 12 DNA encodes the following proteins:
- the PRP19 gene encoding E3 ubiquitin-protein ligase PRP19 (similar to Saccharomyces cerevisiae PRP19 (YLL036C); ancestral locus Anc_4.18) codes for MFCAISGKVPRKPVFSPRSRNIFEKSLLEQYVKDTGKDPITNELLSIEDIVEIVPSAQQASLIESTNSATLKANYSIPNLLTSLQNEWDAIMLENFKLRSTLDTLSKKLSTVMYERDAAKLVAAQLLMEKNESSDNSSKSPQRTVVITKEEFLQGLLQSSRDFVAKGKLKAYKWPTLKNLELLPAQNYSCTIKTYPYKELNHLMYYEKWISVCRCDISTLYFTQLKDLKSLTTLTTPNPRTGEEQPIIVSRGSCNRLLLLYPGNHIIILDSKKNIALREIEADSSNQIIYMYGHNEVNTEYFIWADNKGKIVFQSYADESQYTVHSGKLDVDYTSGALHKDSLLLALHSSEGILDVYSLSSTDQASSRFPMEKDVKIKEVKFSDNGYWMVVSCDRIVACFDLRKDVGTLAYPIYTLPESKTGTVVYDIDDSGKNMIVYSSENRSLAVNKFDKKTKSWINDEASTLDLPNETADFSDIEVLCGDSGVAAILKTNDKFRIAALSP; via the coding sequence ATGTTTTGTGCCATTAGTGGAAAGGTGCCTAGAAAGCCAGTGTTCTCGCCTAGATCAAGGAacatatttgaaaaatcacTTCTTGAGCAGTATGTTAAAGATACAGGGAAGGACCCAATAACAAATGAGCTCTTGAGCATTGAAGATATCGTGGAGATTGTACCTAGTGCGCAACAGGCTTCTTTAATAGAATCTACGAATTCCGCTACATTGAAGGCAAATTACTCGATTCCAAATCTCTTGACGAGTCTGCAAAATGAGTGGGACGCTATAATGCTGGAAAACTTCAAGTTGCGATCAACGTTAGATACTTTAAGCAAAAAATTGTCAACTGTAATGTACGAAAGAGATGCTGCAAAGTTGGTTGCTGCACAATTATTGATGGAAAAAAACGAGAGCTCGGACAACTCATCAAAATCTCCACAGCGAACAGTGGTTATCACGAAAGAAGAGTTTTTGCAAGGTCTGCTTCAATCTTCTAGAGATTTCGTAGCCAAAGGCAAGCTCAAAGCATACAAATGGCCTACCCTAAAAAATTTAGAGCTGCTGCCGGCACAAAATTACTCCTGTACAATTAAAACATACCCATACAAAGAATTAAATCATCTCATGTACTATGAAAAGTGGATTTCTGTATGTCGCTGTGACATTAGCACTTTATATTTTACCCAATTGAAGGATCTGAAATCACTTACTACACTAACTACACCAAACCCTCGCACTGGAGAAGAGCAACCTATTATTGTTTCAAGAGGATCTTGTAATCGGTTGCTACTCTTATACCCTGGTAACCATATAATCATATTGGactcgaaaaaaaatatagcCTTGAGGGAAATAGAGGCAGATTCTTCTAACCAGATTATATACATGTACGGCCACAACGAGGTCAATACTGAATACTTTATCTGGGCGGACAATAAAGGTAAAATAGTCTTCCAATCCTACGCGGACGAGTCTCAGTACACTGTTCATTCTGGAAAGTTGGACGTGGACTATACCAGTGGTGCTCTACATAAGGATTCTTTACTATTAGCTCTTCACTCTTCAGAAGGTATACTGGACGTTTACAGTTTATCGTCAACTGATCAAGCCAGCTCTAGATTTCCTATGGAAAAAGACGTCAAGATAAAGGAGGTAAAATTTTCAGACAATGGATACTGGATGGTGGTAAGCTGTGACCGAATCGTGGCTTGTTTCGACCTAAGAAAGGACGTGGGCACTTTAGCATACCCAATTTACACACTTCCAGAATCGAAGACAGGGACCGTTGTGTATGACATTGATGACTCTGGTAAAAATATGATCGTATATTCAAGCGAGAACAGATCATTGGCAGTAAACAAATTCgacaagaaaacaaaaagttgGATTAACGACGAAGCAAGTACTCTTGATTTGCCAAATGAAACTGCAGATTTCTCGGATATAGAAGTTTTATGCGGAGATAGTGGCGTCGCGGCTATTTTAAAGACGAATGATAAGTTCAGAATAGCTGCATTGTCACCTTAA
- the GRC3 gene encoding polynucleotide 5'-hydroxyl-kinase (similar to Saccharomyces cerevisiae GRC3 (YLL035W); ancestral locus Anc_4.22) encodes MVINSKEDLPQYTKDSDSDSDSDSSSNSNGGSLSIPSSKSATVALNSEEYEDDEDNDVNELEAELINNISYARDEDETIFVGLKERQKLHLCGVFRLQIVKGGIVYNNVHYNASREILTFWHPLSQSIPTIDFSHFAGWQDKVFMPKNNRFNIKYDEFKSFPCVLRVFNSKHTGLLEAGHLYHDVNYLWKPKEPYFPANERATYHLLHESDQIQPLSLPECWSAPLEQLYLSHKNAAYDTRVMVIGGKNSGKSTFLRLLLEKFTQDIRDCATSQEELLYLDLDPGQPEYSLPDSVSLNKVFSSPIVLGQHFCQDSNFQTLLQFYVGSSSPQDEPSSYLNYTDKLIDYLEEQAFFGTSLLNLPGWIKGFGMHILNHIIRKYKPTHLLFLETANSKRHLDELTIPQSFCTSLRDAYVPEVVRIPAHNLSRALSSRFHASQLRTFRILALFHKVTQCDYDFAPLLKSAPLQISYGESKDGIQGIQFPVEFQNLNPEDIRSALEGTVVGIHIHSIEHPLDVKNLDTFPILQSYTPSLKKFITLGLIHSVNTSQQIMNIYVPPCHIQILAEQPRDVKWIIVRHKTETPFCDLLPSSRTITWDASIEIPFATFERRKKLEHVWKVRKNVMRRGQFIKR; translated from the coding sequence atggTGATAAATTCCAAAGAAGATTTGCCTCAATATACCAAAGATTCAGACTCAGATTCAGACTCAGATTCTAGCAGTAATTCTAACGGGGGATCTCTATCAATTCCATCTTCAAAGAGCGCAACCGTAGCTCTCAATAGTGAAGAATATGAGGACGACGAGGACAATGATGTGAACGAATTGGAGGCTGAATTGATCAACAATATATCGTATGCAAgggatgaagatgaaactaTCTTTGTAGGATTGAAGGAAAGACAAAAATTACATCTATGTGGCGTTTTTCGTTTGCAAATAGTGAAAGGTGGCATTGTCTACAACAATGTACATTATAATGCTTCGAGAGAGATTCTAACATTTTGGCACCCACTATCACAATCTATACCTACTATAGATTTTTCACATTTTGCAGGTTGGCAAGACAAAGTTTTTATGCCGAAAAACAATAGATTTAACATCAAATATGACGAATTCAAATCATTCCCGTGTGTTCTTCGTGTTTTTAATTCTAAGCACACAGGCCTATTAGAAGCCGGTCATTTGTATCACGACGTTAACTATCTTTGGAAACCCAAGGAACCTTACTTTCCAGCAAACGAAAGAGCAACGTATCATCTACTACATGAGTCGGATCAAATTCAACCCTTATCGTTGCCTGAATGTTGGTCAGCACCCTTAGAACAGTTATATTTGAGTCATAAAAACGCTGCGTATGATACAAGAGTTATGGTGATTGGTGGTAAGAATTCTGGTAAGTCTACTTTCTTGAGGCTTTTGttagaaaaatttacaCAAGATATACGAGATTGTGCAACAAGCCAGGAAGAACTACTATATTTGGATTTAGATCCTGGTCAACCTGAGTACTCACTCCCTGATTCAGTCTCTCTAAACAAGGTTTTTTCTAGCCCTATCGTTCTAGGACAACATTTTTGTCAAGATTCAAATTTCCAAACCTTACTACAGTTCTACGTTGGATCCTCCTCCCCGCAAGACGAGCCCTCATCATACCTGAACTATACTGATAAACTTATAGATTATTTAGAGGAGCAGGCCTTTTTCGGAACGTCTTTGCTTAACTTACCTGGGTGGATAAAAGGATTTGGGATGCATATTTTGAATCATATCATAAGGAAGTATAAGCCCACACACTTATTGTTCTTGGAAACAGCAAATTCAAAGAGGCATTTAGATGAACTAACGATCCCACAGAGTTTTTGCACATCACTAAGAGATGCATATGTGCCCGAAGTTGTTCGTATACCAGCTCATAATCTAAGTCGCGCTCTATCTTCTCGGTTCCATGCATCACAACTGAGAACTTTCAGGATACTGGCATTGTTTCATAAAGTAACTCAATGTGATTACGATTTTGCTCCGCTTTTGAAATCTGCACCCCTACAAATCTCATATGGTGAAAGTAAAGACGGTATTCAAGGTATTCAATTCCCTGTggaatttcaaaatctaAATCCTGAAGATATAAGATCAGCATTGGAAGGTACTGTAGTTGGGATACATATACATTCCATAGAGCACCCTTTAGAtgtaaaaaatttggataCCTTTCCTATCTTACAATCGTACACACCTTCTCTTAAGAAGTTCATAACCCTAGGATTGATACATTCCGTTAATACATCGCAGCAAATAATGAACATTTATGTACCTCCTTGTCATATCCAAATTCTAGCTGAACAACCCAGAGATGTTAAATGGATAATAGTAAGACATAAAACGGAAACGCCTTTTTGCGATTTGCTTCCATCCTCCCGCACAATAACATGGGATGCTAGCATAGAAATACCGTTCGcaacttttgaaagaaggaagaaattGGAACATGTGTGGAAAGTTCGTAAGAACGTCATGAGACGAGGCCAATTTATAAAGAGATAG
- the RIX7 gene encoding putative AAA family ATPase RIX7 (similar to Saccharomyces cerevisiae RIX7 (YLL034C); ancestral locus Anc_4.23), whose protein sequence is MVKTSSKKSSLTSSLDNKIVDLIYRLLEEKTLDRKRSLRQESQVEQSENDGDKENEDVFESMFFAKDLTAGEIFTFCLTKDLSLQRVKKVVLQKTIDRMLKDVIESELEEFGSYSGYNKAEEEKASLEEELAKKNMMLDQDTNEMNKRITSMWSKPGLATEPITDGDSPKSEDLKKSKKRSKEGTCKVKRQKIKEDRSPPNSSLKSLGGMDDVVAQLMELIGLPILHPEIFLSTGVEPPRGVLLHGPPGCGKTSIANALAGELKVPFISISAPSVVSGMSGESEKKIRDLFDEAKSLAPCLVFFDEIDAITPKRDGGAQREMEKRIVAQLLTSMDELTMEKTNGKPVIIIGATNRPDSLDAALRRAGRFDREICLNVPNEVSRLHILKKMSNNLKIDGIIDFAKLAKLTPGFVGADLKALVTAAGTCAIKRIFQTYANIQSPTSTTVDSLEDKMEIDEAANEDESSLKNTANIIDPLPLSVVQQFIHNYPEPLSDEKLSLLSIKYEDFLKALPTIQPTAKREGFATVPDVTWANVGALQRVRIELNMAIVQPIKRPELYEKVGISAPGGVLLWGPPGCGKTLLAKAVANESRANFISIKGPELLNKYVGESERSIRQVFTRARASVPCVIFFDELDALVPRRDTSLSESSSRVVNTLLTELDGLNDRRGIFVIGATNRPDMIDPAMLRPGRLDKTLFIELPNTEEKLDIIKTLTKSHGTPLSSDVDFEKIITNEKCNNFSGADLAALVRESSVLALKRNFFQSEEIQSVLDNDLDKEFEDLSVGVSGEEIIVTMSDFQNALRKIKPSVSDKDRLKYDRLNKKMGLTEEMKDAEEVKQ, encoded by the coding sequence ATGGTTAAAacaagttcaaaaaaaagctcATTGACAAGCTCGCTAGATAACAAAATCGTTGATCTTATCTATCGTctattggaagaaaaaactttggACAGAAAAAGATCTCTGAGACAAGAAAGCCAAGTGGAACAAAGCGAGAATGATGGggataaagaaaatgaagatgtcTTTGAATCGATGTTTTTTGCTAAAGATTTAACAGCAGGCGagatttttactttttgtttaaCTAAAGATCTATCACTTCAGAGGGTTAAAAAAGTTGTCTTACAAAAGACAATCGACCGAATGCTCAAAGATGTCATTGAATCAGAATTAGAAGAATTCGGATCTTATTCAGGTTACAACAAAGCGGAGGAAGAGAAGGCAAGTTTGGAAGAAGAGCTAGCTAAAAAGAACATGATGCTTGATCAGGACACGAATGAGATGAATAAACGTATAACTAGCATGTGGTCCAAACCAGGACTAGCTACAGAGCCTATAACAGATGGAGACAGTCCTAAATCAGAAGAcctaaaaaaatcaaagaaaaggtcCAAAGAAGGTACGTGTAAAGTAAAACGCCAAAAAATTAAGGAAGATAGATCTCCTCCCAATTCGTCTTTAAAGTCTTTAGGGGGCATGGATGATGTCGTTGCACAACTTATGGAACTCATAGGTCTCCCCATTCTTCACCCAGAAATATTCTTATCTACAGGGGTAGAACCACCTAGAGGTGTTTTGCTGCACGGCCCACCTGGTTGTGGTAAGACATCCATTGCTAATGCACTGGCTGGAGAGTTAAAAGTTCCCTTTATATCTATTTCTGCTCCTTCGGTTGTTAGTGGAATGTCTGgggaaagtgaaaaaaaaattaggGATTTGTTCGATGAAGCCAAGAGCTTGGCACCATGTCTTGTCTTCTTTGATGAAATAGATGCCATTACACCTAAACGTGATGGTGGCGCCCAAagagaaatggaaaaaagaatagtaGCTCAATTATTGACCTCAATGGATGAACTAACAATGGAGAAAACAAATGGAAAACCTGTAATTATCATAGGTGCCACTAATAGGCCTGATTCTTTGGACGCAGCATTAAGAAGAGCAGGTAGATTTGATAGAGAGATATGTTTGAATGTGCCCAATGAAGTCTCAAGGTTAcatattttaaagaaaatgtcAAATAACTTAAAAATTGATGGTATAATCGATTTCGCCAAGTTGGCAAAGTTAACTCCAGGATTTGTCGGTGCTGATTTAAAGGCTTTAGTCACAGCCGCTGGTACGTGTGCTATTAAAAGGATCTTTCAAACATATGCTAATATTCAATCCCCCACAAGTACAACGGTGGATAGTTTGGAGGATAAGATGGAAATTGATGAAGCTGCAAACGAAGATGAATCTAGCCTGAAAAATACTGCGAACATAATCGACCCTTTACCTTTGTCTGTAGTCCAACAGTTTATTCACAACTATCCTGAACCTTTATCAGATGAAAAGTTATCTTTATTATCCATTAAGTATGAAGACTTCTTGAAAGCATTGCCAACTATTCAACCAACAGCAAAGAGGGAAGGGTTTGCTACTGTTCCAGACGTCACTTGGGCAAATGTTGGTGCATTACAAAGAGTTAGAATTGAATTAAATATGGCCATCGTTCAACCTATTAAGCGACCTGAACTTTATGAAAAGGTGGGGATTAGCGCTCCTGGCGGTGTTCTACTATGGGGCCCACCGGGCTGTGGTAAAACTTTACTAGCTAAAGCTGTCGCTAATGAATCTCGTGCAAATTTTATATCCATTAAAGGCCCCGAATTGTTAAACAAATATGTTGGTGAATCAGAAAGATCCATCAGACAAGTTTTTACTAGAGCAAGAGCGTCCGTACCGTGtgtcattttctttgatgaacTGGATGCCCTGGTACCAAGAAGGGACACTTCTTTATCCGAATCTTCTTCGAGGGTCGTCAACACCCTGTTAACTGAATTGGATGGGCTGAATGATAGAAGAGGTATTTTCGTAATCGGTGCTACTAATAGACCAGATATGATAGATCCTGCTATGCTAAGACCTGGTAGGTTGGACAAAACTTTATTTATTGAATTACCCAatacagaagaaaaactagATATTATCAAGACTTTGACCAAATCACATGGAACACCATTGAGTAGTGATGTTGATTTCGAGAAAATAATTACAAATGAAAAGTGTAACAACTTCTCAGGTGCCGACTTGGCCGCTTTAGTTAGGGAAAGTTCAGTTTTAGctctgaaaagaaacttttttcaGAGCGAAGAAATACAATCCGTTCTTGATAATGATTTAGACAAGGAATTCGAAGACTTATCAGTAGGCGTGTctggtgaagaaattataGTGACCATGTCTGACTTCCAAAATGCActaagaaaaattaaaccTTCGGTGAGCGATAAAGATAGACTGAAGTACGATAGgttaaataaaaagatgGGTCTAACGGAAGAGATGAAGGATGCGGAGGAAGTAAAACAGTAG
- the IRC19 gene encoding Irc19p (similar to Saccharomyces cerevisiae IRC19 (YLL033W); ancestral locus Anc_4.25) — protein MGKPSLTITTAKAIINSEYTLIKSHSKYKLPVYFSKLDADLTEGRITVVKLFYRRFMRLKPFISNVKMVKDTYRDYLRYKFVKENYELKRYLAFYPDSMRSETELELLSDIKCNEKVLPMDEMQKTLDFVLKSCSYLPETKHQKWDIARDNTYCRQILKNLLTMQYEKYRSKSYRGIGHDELDVKFSHLKAASIRQTKSSKSDKKKIPLYKVFSDFDTTLVYLNETLGTRL, from the coding sequence ATGGGTAAGCCTTCTCTCACGATAACAACAGCGAAAGCCATTATAAACTCAGAATATACGCTTATCAAATCACATTCTAAATACAAGCTTCCTGTGTATTTTAGTAAGCTCGATGCAGACTTAACTGAGGGAAGAATCACGGTTGTTAAGCTATTTTACCGCCGATTTATGAGACTGAAACCCTTCATATCAAATGTGAAAATGGTTAAAGACACTTATAGGGATTATCTTCGCTATAAGTTCGTTAAAGAAAACTACGAACTCAAACGATATCTGGCATTCTATCCTGATAGTATGAGATCAGAAACCGAGCTTGAACTTCTGAGTGACATAAAATGTAATGAAAAGGTACTGCCAATGGatgaaatgcaaaaaaCCTTGGACTTTGTTCTAAAAAGTTGTTCATATCTGCCTGAAACAAAACACCAAAAGTGGGACATTGCAAGAGACAACACATATTGCAGGcaaattttaaagaacCTTTTAACGATGCAGTATGAAAAGTATAGGTCAAAGTCATATCGAGGAATAGGTCATGATGAACTTGATGTCAAGTTCTCTCATTTGAAAGCTGCTTCTATTCGGCAGACTAAATCAAGCAAaagtgataaaaaaaagattccGCTGTACAAAGTATTTAGTGATTTCGATACAACTTTAGTATATCTCAATGAAACATTAGGTACAAGGCTGTAA
- the SMKI12G0470 gene encoding uncharacterized protein (similar to Saccharomyces cerevisiae YLL032C; ancestral locus Anc_4.26): protein MDDFIIYSTVVTTAFLQAPHLYTTNRLWKPIETQFLIKFLQKNASSKEIVNRKAICHIDPSWTNLSASFIGDDMISIKAATNKRELDSICRISLPLPIQGDGVTAELEKMKRILSDLSEKFNLELIITEEPTYFTLQQTSENNALYIYLHALGLRSNLIECEPQLLAFVDLIKKNSMTLPPQHYIVESMELNSYSVLPLYMGVDMANFKYISKAFKTNIYAPSLITLSRKFRANPQIFFSSTVHSLSLLAKKTLSESIDLVSKNLFYRRLSNITPGKLLFIQKHYQQKINQLILKYQSFIRVTDEYIEFQSISTSLLEMVIKNFTIQVLHEIVEVQISLNENCEMSSELIIDNLLGHAENQIVVVTPNKDSFGQLMVVGNQYSTDESSDNSILHYLSNFITGSNQIINPNLRQIKAIFEIHPDFEDFISGKKNGKLTRIMELSDCLIQLEMEEEDDNLYLNLVSDTFSDFEKSFKNVINEFPAEESFFIPEVYHRPIIGTGGSLIQATMRKHNVFIQFSNSFNLPQNKISMIRYDNVIIRCPRKNKANICLAKRDLKEIVQEYDNLQSKTLIRFSNGQYRHILHVNGQKNIIGQIERNENVYIMIPLEEPLDGISQLCVQGNDENTSKAANELVNGAFGYEYEFKIDQEIDPHKEYEFYNLIIVPFFQIMDIIVTFEKDLITLTFEKGTNEDTLTKAIKLLSDYMETQKNKIIFKKLIKQFVLSSTTNKISTNSSTTNGNFRSMHSTKTRTNIDNNDSLVGSPQRQSRSFNHKLPVSKVGGAQAIKGYMPNTYYSGYGYGYGYTYEYDYNYANPNQFQTNNRHKYQNGKQ, encoded by the coding sequence ATGGATGATTTTATAATTTACAGTACAGTTGTCACAACTGCTTTTTTGCAAGCTCCTCATTTATATACGACAAACAGATTATGGAAGCCCATAGAGACACAGTTTTTGatcaaatttcttcaaaaaaatgcaagTTCCAAAGAAATTGTAAACAGAAAAGCAATTTGTCACATAGATCCATCATGGACTAATCTGAGTGCTTCATTTATTGGCGATGACATGATCTCAATAAAAGCCGCCACCAATAAAAGAGAACTAGATAGTATTTGTCGAATTTCTCTACCTTTACCTATACAGGGAGATGGTGTAACGGCTGAATTGGAAAAGATGAAACGTATACTCTCCGATTTGAGTGAAAAGTTTAATTTGGAACTAATCATTACCGAAGAACCTACTTATTTTACATTACAGCAAACTAGCGAGAACAATGCACTATATATTTACTTGCATGCACTTGGGCTGAGATCTAATCTAATAGAATGCGAACCCCAATTACTGGCATTTGTGGActtaataaagaagaatagcATGACTTTGCCTCCACAGCACTACATTGTCGAATCAATGGAACTAAACTCATATTCAGTCCTCCCCCTATATATGGGTGTAGATATGGCAAACTTCAAATATATATCCAAGGCTTTCAAAACGAATATTTACGCACCATCCCTTATAACGCTGTCTAGGAAATTTAGGGCAAATccacaaatttttttctcaagcACTGTCCATTCATTAAGCTTACTAGCTAAGAAAACCTTGAGTGAGTCCATAGACCTagtttcaaagaatttattTTACCGTCGATTGTCCAATATTACCCCAGGAAAATTACTATTCATCCAAAAACATTACCAACAAAAGATAAACcaattgattttgaaatatcaaTCGTTTATTAGGGTTACCGATGAGTACATTGAATTCCAATCCATTTCTACGAGTCTATTAGAAATGGTTATAAAGAATTTTACTATTCAAGTGCTACATGAAATTGTGGAAGTGCAAATTTCACTCAATGAAAACTGCGAAATGTCTTCTGAATTAATAATCGACAACCTTTTAGGCCACGCTGAAAATCAGATTGTAGTTGTCACGCCCAACAAAGATTCATTTGGCCAATTAATGGTTGTTGGTAATCAATATTCTACGGATGAGAGTTCCGATAATTCCATATTGCACTACCTATCTAATTTTATTACTGGCTCAAATCAAATAATCAATCCAAATTTAAGACAAATAAAAGCTATTTTTGAGATACATCCAGACTTTGAGGACTTCATATCAGGCAAAAAAAACGGTAAATTAACGCGTATAATGGAACTATCTGATTGCCTAATTCAACTggaaatggaagaagaggatgatAATCTTTACCTAAATTTGGTTAGTGATactttttctgattttgaaaaatcatttAAAAATGTCATTAATGAGTTTCCTGCGGAAGAATCATTCTTTATTCCAGAAGTTTATCACAGGCCTATTATAGGTACAGGCGGTTCATTAATTCAGGCCACTATGAGAAAGCACAACGTCTTCATTCAGTTTTCTAATAGCTTCAATCTTCcacaaaataaaatttcCATGATTAGGTATGACAATGTAATAATCCGATGTCCTAGGAAAAACAAAGCTAATATATGCCTGGCGAAGAGAGACTTGAAAGAGATTGTACAAGAGTATGATAATTTGCAATCCAAGACACTCATTAGATTTTCTAACGGACAATATAGGCATATTTTGCATGTTAATGGccagaaaaatattatagGACAAATCGAAAGGAATGAGAATGTTTATATAATGATACCTTTAGAAGAGCCCTTAGATGGGATCTCGCAATTGTGTGTACAAggtaatgatgaaaatacatCAAAAGCCGCTAATGAATTAGTCAACGGTGCGTTTGGTTATGAATATGAGTTTAAAATAGATCAAGAAATAGATCCTCATAAGGAGTATGAGTTTTATAACCTAATCATCGttccatttttccaaattatGGATATAATAGTAACTTTTGAGAAAGACCTTATTACTCTCACTTTTGAGAAAGGTACCAATGAGGATACTTTAACAAAGGCAATCAAATTATTATCTGATTACATGGAAAcacaaaagaacaaaattatATTTAAAAAACTGATCAAACAGTTTGTTCTAAGTTCCACCACCAACAAGATTAGCACTAACAGTAGCACTACTAATGGAAATTTTAGATCAATGCATAGTACAAAAACTCGTACCAACATCGATAACAACGATTCATTGGTGGGTTCACCACAACGTCAATCGAGAAGTTTCAATCACAAACTGCCGGTTTCAAAGGTAGGGGGAGCTCAAGCCATTAAGGGATATATGCCCAATACCTATTACAGCGGATATGGATATGGATATGGATATACATATGAATACGATTATAATTATGCCAACCCTAATCAATTTCAAACCAACAACAGGCATAAATACCAAAATGGTAaacaatga